GGCCCAAGACATGCCAAGTGTGATCCAATGGGTGTGTCAAATTGTAGAATGTAATTAGTCCTGGAGGTAATGTGCCCAGCTTCCACAACTTGCGATCCTCATTCTGCAAAACAGCTTCTAATAGTAAGTGAAACCAATAAAAGCTACTGACAAGCAATTGTTGTAAGATGATAGCGTAGACATAACATACACAGTGGGATAAATGTAGTTCAACAATATAACAATACTTTTTTTGCTCCTTACTTACCAAATTTTGCCAATAATGGTATATTCCAGTGATGTTTCGCTTCTTCCACTCCTTCAGGTCAAACATGTTCATTCCAAAAGCCCAACCACAAGCACGTGGATCAAAATTCTCAGAGATCTTAGGGTGTGAGAAGTTTAGATAAGTGTCGAAGCGATGGAAACTTTCTTTGCAGGTTTCAACAGCACCATTTACCATCCCTTTAAGATCAACATCCCAGAGGGGTGTCAAGTCCTTCTGCACAACAACATCATCATCAAGAAACAGTATCTTGTCAAGCTTGGGATGTATCTCTGGCATGTAGAACCTTAGATGGTTGAGCATAGACAAATATTTTGGGTTCCTGTACTTCAGATTTTCAGTCCCATCAGAGAGTGATGACGGGTCATGTGCTTTAAAGTAAAATTCCTTGAGACGAGCTGACTCAAGTTGCCGCATAACCAAACAATAAGACGAATTGAGCCACTTGAAATTGTCAATGTTCTCCACATGGACAGTAGCAGGGCGGGGAGAATGACTGATGAACCACATCTTCATAGCTGCAAAATTAAGCTTGTCAGTGACGATGTGGAACACATGCTTATTTGGCTCCTTGGCATTTGTCACGGTTGATCTGACAACTACTGAGGCTGCAAGGACATTATCAGAAAATATAGCATAGTGATAGAGTGACCGATCCTCGAGCTTTGCTTTATCTTCTTCGTCCTTCAAAGCAGCAGCTTGAAAATACTCCTTGATCACACCATCACGGAGATGATAATCGGTTATCAACTGCATATGTAGGCAGTGCAAGGGCATGGGAACCGTCTTTGCAGCATGCTGAACCAGGAATGTGTTTTGCTTTTTCGCAGTGTCGATATTAAGTTCCGCGGACTGCAGCATAACACGCAATCTTCTGGATACTTCATCAGAGTTGTACAGAACATCTCTAGCTGACGACAATACATGCCCCATTGCTTTTGCTCTCTCTAAAGCGCTGCAGAACAAGAGAGGGGGATATATACATCATTCCATGCCAATGCGAACAAGAAACTGAAGAAAAGTCTGAAATTTTCAGAGGTGTTAAATGAAGTACCTTGAATCCAGTTCACTGTCCATATGTGCATCTCCAATAGCTGCTTTGCTTTCTTTTATGCACTTCATGAGTGATGCAAACAAGTCGGTCTCATTCTGGGAACGTGCAATGGTGGCGTACACCTTTGCCATTATTATCTGATCTATCATGAGCTTCACCGTGGAGTCTGTATTTGTGTGGTGGAACTCCTGCCTCCATATATTGTAACTGACTTTCACTTTATTATCAAAGTTCCTCGAGCTGTTTGTGGCTGCGTTTCGCAGCTGGAGCTCGGCCTCCTTGTCCATCTGAAGCAACTCTTGAATCCGCTGCTGCTTTCTTCTACGTCGAAATACCTGCAGGAACCGTGATGTTTACAACAAGGCGACAGCAATGAATAAGAACTGACAAATTAGGGAGTGAACCAAAAACATTTGCAACGCAAAGATGAATATCCACCATCTTACAAAACAACTATGTAAGACAAATAAATGTTTGACCTCTCGCTTTAGTTTTATCGGGTCGGGTCTTTGGGTTGCCGAAACCGCTGCACTTGAAAGATTGTTGGCTTCTGATCCAGTGTCCAGTGGCTGCTCCTCTGCGGTCTCTTTCTACCATAACAGAAGAAGTCGCTGAGAGTTAGAAACTAAAAATAGTTTTTCAATTTATATTCACGACGAAACATGTTTGTTCACGACATACAATTTCGGCAAGCGGCTGGCTATCTCTTGGCAGCAGAGGGTTCTCCCAGATAGAGGACGACATGAATTCCCTGGCGGTGACCTTGAACAGCTTGATCCTGCCATCCTGGTCCGTGTACGCAATGGTCTTGTTGAAATCCTCCACATCCTGCCCAAGCAAACATAACCCCACATTGTTTCACATTGCACAATCACACACATGGTTCCAAAGATTCTCCTGGCCTGAGAAGTCAGGTACAGTATAACCTGCAAATCGCCGCACCCTGGGCAGCTCCGGGCCTCCCGCGCGCTGGAAATTGAAGGCAGCATCAGAATTAGAGAATTTCAAGCGCAGGGCGGGCATCGGAacggagaggcggcggcggcggtacTTACGCTAGGTGGCGGTGGTCGGAGAAGAGCCGCCGCGACACCGCCGATCTGACCGAGGGGACGTGGACGACGACCTGCGGGGCCGGAGCGGGAGGAACGGTCAGaagcgaggaaggaaggagggaaAGAACCCCTTTTTTTCCGCCGGCTCGTGCTGCGCCGCCGCATTCCGCCATTGCGGCCGGCGAGGGCAGGCGATAGGAGTGTGCGTTGGGGTGGGTGAGTGGTGCGGACGGGAGGGGAGGGGTACCtggaaggagaggaagaggaggagcaggaggagcgcgacgaggccggagcgccgccgccacgccgccgccgacgaggGGTGGGGGGACAGGGAGGGGAACGCCATGGAGgtggggtggtggtggtggggccGGTGGCGATTTTTCGGGGGACGAATAGCCGGGTGGCGCTAGCGGGAGCAGGGCGGCCGTTTTTCCGTTCGGATCGCAACGGGAATGAAGGGGAAACTGTTACGGCCACATGTGGTGGTACACCCAAGGCAGCGGGGGTGATGAAGAACTTtattactactagtagtactacgagTAGTTTTTAATTTTGAGATTCATGGGTGGATAAAAAAATGCGAGTAAAACCACAATTGCATAGTAAGAACCAAAAGTTCAACCTTTCACGGAAAGATCGAGGGCGAAGCCAAGATAATCCTTTTCGGCTAACAGGGGGTTGGAGGGCATGCCCCAACCTCAACCTCTTCTCGTGCTCATGCTTCGTGATTGCAGACAACTGCACGATCTTGGTCTCGCAGCTCCACATGTCAActtttcctcaaaaaaaaaaactccACATGTCAACTTTGTCTTTCCGGTCCAAAAGAGGGTTGCTTGCTTTCATAAAGATTGTTCTTTCACTGTACAAAGCGTGGTATTGTTGTCAACTAGTGGTTTGGCGTCGAGTTTTCCCTCAACCCTCGTTCCCGTCGGCCGATGATTGGTGGAATGTGAGGATATATACACCCTTGGACCACAATCAACGTGTATGTCATGTTGAGTGTGTGGAAGGAAAGGAACATGCATGACTTCAGCATACTTGGGTTAATCTATTGGGGGGTTGCAAAATACTTTTGCCTTAAATTAAGGAGATAATTTTTTTTACTTGGAGTATGTAGAGCGCCATTTGGGCTTGGTTGTTTCACCAAAAACAAGCTCATATGTTAATTTAACTCTATTTCCTAATTGAAAGAGAGCATTCTGCAAATTCCTTGGAAAGAATATAAACATCGGACTCTACTTCGGCGGCACAATCTTTGTTTTATTAGAATACAGAATATTAACCATGTAGAGGGTGGACAAATATCTCCTGCAGTGATGACACACACAGGTAGGTATAGTTCCAACAAAGCTCCAACTTTTTTGACCGGCCATTCCCCTAGTGCAGTATCATATTCTCAGTTTTATTTTACTGCAAGGAAGGCATCAAAGCATGATTTGATCCTCTAAGCGTCCTCAAATCATTTCAATCCACTGAAGAAAGCTCCTTATTTGATAATAAGATTGGCTTTGTTAGTGAGCTTCCCACTAGGAGCAAACAAGTAAAAGGGAAAGTGAAAGGGTGCCTAAATTGTTCTGAAGAACTTTGGTTCAGTCTAGCACTTTAACCAGCTTCATCCAGGGGTAATCTGTAGAAGCTAGCAGAAAGTAAAAGTCCACCATCACTTTCTGCCTCATGATTCGAAGAAATGTTTTTTCGGCAACGAAAATAAATCTTGACCGCATCAGAAATATCCTGCCAGAAAATGTTAAAACGCCCCTTTTCGATAAAAAAAAAGGTGAAAGCAAGATTGTTAAGATCTTTTTTTTTAACCTAGATTGCTAAGATCTTTCAGGTAATGATTCAAAGGTTTGCTTTCTTCAGAGCAGTAAAATGTACAGAACTTCAGCACTTGAACAGAACCATGTTGGAAAGTCCACAATCACTTTTTCTGTCTCATGATTTTCAGCAACTAAACTAAAACATCCAACCAGAAATGTTCGATGAAAGGAAAAATAAATTGGTGAAATCTTTCTGGTAATGAGTCAAATGTTTGCTTTCTTCGGAGCCGAAGATGCATGGAATTTCAGCACTTGTACAGAAGCATGTTGTTGGCAAGACCCAGAAAAGGGAGGCATTATATAACTGATAATGTCTGAATGCTGTTCTTAGTGCAACCTGATGCAATGCAACCAACCCATGGCATTTCAGTGGAAAAAATCATTGAATTCATGCGTACGAGTATGGCAACAGCTAAATATCTCCGTATGTCGCTACACTATTACAATGACCGTCATGATCGGCGCAAACTTCGTCATGACAACAGAAAACAatggtgtggtggtggtggtctaCCTTTACATTCTCCAAATTTAAATCAGTTACATGGTTACATATCCTATAGACACTCCTGATCATGATCATCTGCCCCTAGAGTTGGTCCTAGCGCCGTCACTCCTTGGCGAGTTCCCCCGGCCACGCGGCATCGACGGGCTGTCTCGCCGAGCCTCCCTCGACTTGGACTTGCTCTTCATCGCCTCGATCTGCTCGAGCGCCTCGACGACCTCCTTCATGGATGGCCGGCTCTTGGGCTCGCCGGCCAGGCACTTGAGAGTGAGCTGAGCGGCGCGGAAGGCCCCTCTGGCATGGTACTGCCCCTCGAGCCGGCTGTCCATCAGCTGGGTCAGCCTCCTCCGGTCCGACAGGAGCGGCTTCGCCCAGTTCACCAGGTTGAGCTTCTCGCTGGGGCGGCTCGGGTCCAGCGCTCTCAGGCCACAGAGCATCTCGAGTAGCACGACGCCGAAGCCGTACACGTCACTCTTCACATATAGGTGGCCTAGCATGACAGGTGGTCAGTGTTAAGTAACCGGTGCTATGAACAGATGATGCACAGTGTTAGTTTGCAATGTGACTGTTAACTGACAAACATACCGGTAGAAACATACTCCGGAGCGGCATACCCGTACGTGCCCATGACCCGTGTCGTCACATGAGACTCCCCATCATCTGGGCCATGCTTGGCCAATCCAAAATCTGAGAGCTTCGGGTTGAAGTGCTGAACATGACATGGTTGCAGGGTGATCAGGGTATTATTCAGGGACTAAAGTTTGTCGCTAATATATAGGATATTCATCAATAGTGCATACTGAATCTAGTAGGATATTGGACGCCTTGAAGTCCCGGTAGATAATCTGCCTTTCGGACGAATGAAGGAAGGCGAGGCCACGGGCTGCACCGATGAGAATCTTCAGCCTGAGGCTCCAAGGCAGTGGCTCATAGATGGCCCCTCCTGATAACATCAATGAATTAGTACCACGACCGAGCTAAATGGTAAATTTGATCTCAAATAATCTTTGACAGCTAAGCAAAAAGCAGAGCAGGGGGAAAAAATCCAAGCCCTACTTTTGACCCTCCATTGCAAATTGACCTGGCAAGAATGATGgaaggcagcagcagcagcaagaaTTTGGCTAGGTTCAGACAATTTAGTGGATGCTCGTGCCCTTGAAAAGTGCTAGTCGTTAGTTGTATAGCACTATGGACTATGGTGCTTGATATATAATATGCGACGAAAACGATGTTGCAGTTTCACCAGCATCTGCAAGGCGTGCTACTTTGTGGACTAAGTTGGCATAAAGAGGAAAAACAGATTGACAAAAGGAGAACTGTTTCAGATATTTATCGTTTGAAAAAGGCCGTCTGCTGCCGAAAGAAGACTCACT
This sequence is a window from Aegilops tauschii subsp. strangulata cultivar AL8/78 chromosome 7, Aet v6.0, whole genome shotgun sequence. Protein-coding genes within it:
- the LOC109751765 gene encoding probable serine/threonine-protein kinase PIX13, whose protein sequence is MGNCASAMDGLIPWGWGAKAAAANPAGMSASKRTTSSSTTATTGKLSTVSTSTFMASTVSGGSTDDGYVEDGHILESPNLRIFTFAELRGACKNFKPETVLGEGGFGKVYKGWIDVNPAKGSTAMVVAVKKLNPESVQGMEQWQSEVNFLGRISHPNLVKLLGYCMEDNELLLVYEFMAKGSLENHLFRRGAIYEPLPWSLRLKILIGAARGLAFLHSSERQIIYRDFKASNILLDSHFNPKLSDFGLAKHGPDDGESHVTTRVMGTYGYAAPEYVSTGHLYVKSDVYGFGVVLLEMLCGLRALDPSRPSEKLNLVNWAKPLLSDRRRLTQLMDSRLEGQYHARGAFRAAQLTLKCLAGEPKSRPSMKEVVEALEQIEAMKSKSKSREARRDSPSMPRGRGNSPRSDGARTNSRGR
- the LOC109751764 gene encoding probable galacturonosyltransferase 3; translation: MAFPSLSPHPSSAAAWRRRSGLVALLLLLLFLSFQVVVHVPSVRSAVSRRLFSDHRHLAAREARSCPGCGDLQDVEDFNKTIAYTDQDGRIKLFKVTAREFMSSSIWENPLLPRDSQPLAEIKETAEEQPLDTGSEANNLSSAAVSATQRPDPIKLKREVFRRRRKQQRIQELLQMDKEAELQLRNAATNSSRNFDNKVKVSYNIWRQEFHHTNTDSTVKLMIDQIIMAKVYATIARSQNETDLFASLMKCIKESKAAIGDAHMDSELDSSALERAKAMGHVLSSARDVLYNSDEVSRRLRVMLQSAELNIDTAKKQNTFLVQHAAKTVPMPLHCLHMQLITDYHLRDGVIKEYFQAAALKDEEDKAKLEDRSLYHYAIFSDNVLAASVVVRSTVTNAKEPNKHVFHIVTDKLNFAAMKMWFISHSPRPATVHVENIDNFKWLNSSYCLVMRQLESARLKEFYFKAHDPSSLSDGTENLKYRNPKYLSMLNHLRFYMPEIHPKLDKILFLDDDVVVQKDLTPLWDVDLKGMVNGAVETCKESFHRFDTYLNFSHPKISENFDPRACGWAFGMNMFDLKEWKKRNITGIYHYWQNLNEDRKLWKLGTLPPGLITFYNLTHPLDHTWHVLGLGYDPAVDITEIENAAVVHYNGNYKPWLDLAVSKYKAYWSKYVDVDSSHIRHCYASKQ